The genomic window GATGGCCGAAGCCGAGCGTGTAGCAGCCGATGTCGCCGGAGATGGTGATGTTCCTGAGCTGCGACAGCGTGTAATAGACGCCGAGGTGCGGGCAGGCGACGCACATCGTCGGCGGCCGCGGGAACACCGGCAGCGGCGCGACGGCGCGCGCCGGCTTCTGCTCCGGCTCGGCGACCGCCTCGCCGAGCAGGCGGCCGACGGCCGGCTTCAGCACCGGCGGCGACAGCTCGCCCGAGCGCGGCAGGAGGTCCTTGCCGGCGAGCCGGATGCCCTGCGCCTTCAGCTCGGTCTCGAGCAGCGGCTCGACTTCCTCGACGACGACGCAGTTATCCACGGTCGCGGCGAAGGCGCGGATCTTCTCGAACGGCGCCGGGTAGCTGAGGCCCAGCTTCAGCACCGGCGCCTCGGGGAAGGCTTCCTTGACGTGCATGTAGGCCGGGCCGGAGGTGACGAAGCCGACGCGCCGATCGCTGCCGGCCTCGACGAAGTTCAGCGCCGAGACCTCGGCCTCGGCGCGCAGCTCGGCCTCGCGCTGGAACATCAGCGGGATGCGCTTCTGCGCCGCCCCCGGCACCATCACCCAGCGCGCCGGATCCTTCTGGAAGCCGGCGCCGACGTGCGCCACGCGCTCGCCGACGGTGACCAGCGCCTTGACGTGGCAGATGCGCGTCGTCATGCGCAGGATGACGACGGTCTGGAAGCGCTCGGACAGCGCGTAGGCGAGCTTCGTATATTCGTAGGCCTCCTGCGAGTCGGCGGGCTCCAGCACCGGCACGTGCGCGAAGCGCCCCCAGAAGCGCGAATCCTGCTCGTTCTGCGACGACGACAGGCCGACGTCGTCGGCGACCGCGATCACCAGGCCGCCGGCGACGCCGGTCAGCGTCAGCGTCATCAGCGCGTCGGAGGCGACGTTGAGGCCGACGTGCTTCATCGCGCAGAACGCGCGCGAGCCGGCCATCGCGGCGCCGAAGGCGACTTCGAGCGAGGTCTTTTCGTTCACCGACCACTCGGAATAGAGATCCGGGTAGGTCGAGATCACTTCCAGCATCTCGGTCGCCGGCGTGCCCGGATAGGCCGCCGCCACCTTCACGCCGGACTCCCACACGGCGCGCGCCACCGCCTCGTTGCCGGACATCAGAAGCCGGCTCTGCGCCGGCGCGGGCATCACTGCCGCCATGGAATCTCCTCGCTCAAACAATATGGTTCAAAAATATCAAATGAAAATACAGATTCTGTATCACTTCGGCGTTGATGCAGATCAACTCCCACACGCCACGGAGGGGCATGCGGGTGGTTACGTACTTTCCGGGGGTTGACATCTTCTTTCCGTATTGCGAGACTGCGTTTCGCAATATGAGAACGCGTTGATGCGGTGCAAAACCAAGACAGGGGAGCGCCGTATTAAGCTTGGCCGGACGCGACGCTATCCTTCGCGCATGGCACCTGGGCGCCGCGGTCCATCAGACCGTCGGCACAAGAACACTTCGCACACTGGAGACACCCATGGCAGCTCAATCCGACAACCCCAAAGCGGTCGACCTCGACCCGCAGGAAACCCAGGAATGGCGCGACGCACTGGCCGGCGTCGTTGACAAGGAAGGCGCCGAGCGCGCCCACTTCCTGATCGAAGACCTGATCGAGCAGGCGCGCGAGCAGGGCATCGACATCCCCTACAGCGCCAACACCGAATACATCAACACCATCCCCGCCGACCAGCAGCCGAAGTACCCCGGCAACCCCGACCTCGAACTGAAGATCCACAACTACATCCGCTGGAACGCGATGGCGATGGTCGTGCGCGCCAACAAGCACACCAACGTCGGCGGCCACATCGCCTCGTTCGCCTCGGCCGCCGCCCTCTACGACGTCGGCTTCTCGCACTTCTGGCACGCGCCGTCCGACAACCACGGCGGCGACCTGATCTTCTTCCAGGGGCACGCGGTGCCGGGCGTCTATGCGCGCGCCTTCATGCTCGGCCGGCTGACGCCGGAGCAGATGGAGAACTTCCGCCAGGAAGTCGACGGCAAGGGCATCTCGTCCTACCCGCACCCGTGGCTGATGCCGGACTTCTGGCAGTTCCCGACGGTGTCGATGGGCCTCGGCCCGATCCAGGCGATCTACCACGCCCGCTTCATGAAGTACCTCGCCAGCCGCGGCCTGATCGACGCCGCCAAGACCGAGCAGCGCAAGGTCTGGGCCTTCCTCGGCGACGGCGAGACCGACGAGGTCGAGTCGCTCGGCGCGATCGGCATGGCCGGCCGCGAGCAGCTCGACAACCTGATCTTCGTCATCAACTGCAACCTGCAGCGCCTCGACGGCCCGGTGCGCGGCAACGGCAAGATCATCCAGGAACTGGAAGCCGAATTCCGCGGCGCCGGCTGGAACGTCGTCAAGCTGATCTGGGGCACCCACTGGGACGCGCTGTTCGCGCGCGACAAGAAGGGCATCCTGAAGAAGCGCATGATGGAATGCGTCGACGGCGAGTACCAGACCTTCAAGGCGAAGAACGGCGCCTACGTGCGCGAGCACTTCTTCAACACGCCGGAACTGAAGGAACTGGTCGCCGACTGGACCGACGACGAGATCTGGAATCTCAACCGCGGCGGCCACGACCTGTTCAAGATCTTCTCGGCCTACGACCGCGCGATCAAGCACAAGGGCCAGCCGACGCTGATCCTGGCGAAGACGATCAAGGGCTTCGGCATGGGCGACGCCGGCGAGGCGATGAACATCAGCCACCAGGCGAAGAAGATGGATCTCGACCAGATCCGCCGCTTCCGCGACCGCTTCGCGCTGCCGGTGCCGGACGACAAGCTCGGCGAGCTGCCCTTCCTGACCTTCGACGAGGGCTCGCCGGAACAGACCTACCTGCGCGAGCACCGCCTGGCGCTCGGCGGCTTCCTGCCGCAGCGCCGGCGCAAGGCGGCGCCGCTGGTGGTGCCGCCGCTGACGACCTTCGACGCGCTGCTGAAGGCCTCGGGCACCGGCCGCGAGCTGTCGACGACGATGGCCATCGTGCGCATCATGAACATGCTGCTCAAGGACAAGCAGGTCGGCCAGCACATCGTGCCGATCGTCCCCGACGAGTCGCGCACCTTCGGCATGGAAGGCATGTTCCGCGCGGTCGGCATCTGGAACCAGGAAGGCCAGAAGTACGTTCCGGAAGACCATGACCAGCTGATGTTCTACAAGGAGTCGAAGACCGGCCAGGTGCTGCAGGAAGGCATCAACGAGGCCGGCGCGATGAGCGACTGGATCGCCGCCGCCACCGCCTACTCGGTGCACAACGTGCAGATGATCCCGTTCTACATCTGCTACTCGATGTTCGGCCTGCAGCGCACGATGGACCTCGCCTGGGCCGCCGGCGACCAGCGCTGCCGCGGCTTCCTGGTCGGCGGCACCGCCGGCCGCACGACGCTGAACGGCGAAGGCCTGCAGCACGAGGACGGCCACAGCCTGATCCTGTCCAACCTGATCCCGAACTGCGTCAGCTACGACCCGACCTTCCAGTACGAGGTCGCGGTGATCGTCCAGGACGGCCTGCGCCGCATGTACCAGGAGCAGGAGGACATCTTCTACTACCTGACCGTGATGAACGAGAACTACGAGCATCCGGAAATGCCGGCCGGCGTCGAGCAGGACATCTTGAAGGGCATGTACCTGTTCAAGAAGGGCGCCGTCGCCTCCGGCAAGAAGGCCGCGCCGCGCGTACAGCTGCTCGGCTCGGGCACCATCTTCCGCGAGGTCATCGCCGCCGCCGAGCTGCTCAAGCAGGACTGGGGCGTCGACGCCGACCTGTGGGGCTGCCCGTCGTTCAACGAACTGGCGCGCAACGGCAACGACGTGCAGCGCTGGAACCTGCTCAACCCGGCCGAGAAGCCGAAGCTGTCGCACGTCGAGAACTGCCTCAACGACACGCGCGGCCCGGTCGTCGCCGCGACCGACTACATCCGCCTGTTCGCCGACCAGATCCGCCCGTTCGTCAATCGCCGCTACGTCACGCTCGGCACCGACGGCTTCGGCCGCTCCGACACGCGCGAGAAGCTGCGCCACTTCTTCGAGGTGGACCGCCGCTGGATCACGCTGGCCGCGCTGAAGGCGCTCGCCGACGACGGCGAGATCGACCGCAGCAAGGTCGCCGAGGCGATCCTGAAGTACGGGATCGATACCAACAAGCCGAACCCGATGTCCGTCTAAGGAGGAGCCGACATGAGCAATATCGTGGAAGTGAAGGTTCCGGACATCGGCGACTTTTCCGACGTGCCGGTCATCGACGTCTTCGTCAAGCCGGGCGACACGGTCAAGGTCGACGACGCGCTGGTCACGCTCGAATCGGACAAGGCGACGATGGACGTGCCCTCGTCCGTCGCCGGCACCGTCAAGGAAGTGAAGGTCAAGCTCGGCGACCGCGTCTCCGAAGGCGCCGTCGTCATCACCGTCGAGACCGGCGCTGCGGCCGCGGCCCCGGCCCCCGCTGCGGCGGCTCCGGCGCCCGCCCCCGCTGCCGCCCCTGCCCCGGCCGCGGCCGCGCCCGCGGCGGCGCCTGCCGCGGCCGGCGGCGCCATCGAAGTGAAGGTGCCGGACATCGGCGACTTCAGCGAGGTGCCGGTGATCGACGTCTTCGTCAAGGTCGGCGACACGGTCAAGGTCGACGACGCGCTGGTCACGCTCGAATCGGACAAGGCGACGATGGACGTGCCCTCGTCCGTCGCCGGCGTCGTCAAGGAAGTGAAGGTCAAGCTCGGCGACAAGGTCTCCGAGGGCTCGGTGATCGTGATCGTCGAGAGCGCCGGCGGCGCCGTCGCCGCGGCGCCCGTATCTGCCACCACTCCGGCTGCCGCGCCGGCGCCCGCTGCCGCACCGACGGCGGCGCCCGCCCCCACCGCGACGACCGCCCCGGCGGCGGCCCCGGCTGCCGTCGCGCCGACGCTGCCGCTCGGCAGCAAGGCGCACGCCAGCCCGTCGGTGCGCGCCTTCGCCCGCGAGCTCGGCGTCGACCTCGCCAAGGTGCCGGCCACCGGCCCGAAGGGACGCATCCTCAAGGAGGACGTCAGCAAGTTCGTCAAGGGCGTGATGACGGCACCGGCCGCTGCCGCCGGCGGCGGCGCCAGCCTCGGCGGCGGCCTCGACCTGCTGCCGTGGCCGAAGGTCGACTTCGCCAAGTTCGGCGAAATCGAAGTCAAGCCGCTGTCGCGGATCAAGAAGATCTCCGGCCAGAACCTCGCCCGCAACTGGGTGATGATCCCGGCGGTGACCTTCCACGAGGACGCCGACATCACCGACCTGGAAGCCTTCCGCGTGCAGCTGAACAAGGAGAACGAGAAGGGCGGCGGCGCCAAGCTGACGATGCTCGCCTTCCTCGTGAAAGCCTGCGTCAAGGCGCTGCAGAAGTTCCCCGAGTTCAACAGCTCGCTCGACGGCGACAACCTGGTGATGAAGAAGTACTTCAACATCGGCTTCGCCGCCGACACGCCGAACGGCCTGGTCGTGCCGGTGATCAAGAACGCCGACAGGAAGTCGGTGTTCGAGATCGCCCAGGAATCCGGCGATCTGGCCAAGCAGGCGCGCGACGGCAAGCTGAAGCCCGCCGACATGAGCGGCGCCTGCTTCACGATCTCCAGCCTCGGCGGCATCGGCGGCACCTACTTCGCACCGATCGTCAACGCGCCGGAAGTCGCCATCCTCGGCGTCAACAAGTCGGCGATGAAGCCGGTGTGGGACGGCAAGCAGTTCGTGCCGCGGCTGATCCTGCCGCTGTCGCTGACCGCCGACCACCGCGTCATCGACGGCGCGCTGGCCACCCGCTTCAACGTCTATGTCGCGCAGCTGCTGGCGGACTTCCGCCGCGTCGCGCTGTAAGCGAAGGAGAGCGACATGAGTCTCGTTGAAGTGAAGGTTCCGGACATCGGCGACTTCACCGACGTCCCGGTCATCGACCTGTTCGTCAAGGTCGGCGACACGATCAAGGTGGACGACGCAATCGTCACGCTGGAGTCGGACAAGGCGACGATGGACGTGCCGTCGACCGTCGCCGGCACCGTCAAGGAAGTGCTGGTCAAGCTCGGCGACCGCGTCAAGGAAGGCGTCGCGCTGATCAAGGTCGAGGCCAGTGCAGGAGCCGCTGTGGCGGCGCCGGCTCCGGCCGCGGCAGCGCCGGCCGCTGCTCCCGCTGCGGCACCAGCCGCCCCGGTGACTGCTCCGGCCGCCGCCAGCCACGGCGGCACGGCCGACATCGAGTGCGACATGCTCGTCCTCGGCGCCGGCCCCGGCGGCTACTCGGCGGCGTTCCGCGCCGCCGACCTCGGCCTGAAGACGGTCATCGTCGAGCGCTACGCGACCCTCGGCGGCGTCTGCCTGAACGTCGGCTGCATCCCGTCGAAGGCGCTCTTGCACGTCGCCGCGGTGATGGACGAGGCCGAGCACATGGCCGACCTCGGCATCGCCTTCCAGAAGCCGCAGGTCGACATCGACAAGCTGCGCGCACATAAGGAGAAGGTCGTCGGCAAGCTGACCGGCGGCCTCGCCGGCATGGCCAAGGGGCGCAAGGTCGACATCGTGCGCGGCTACGGCAGCTTCCTCGACCCCAACCACATCGAGGTCGAGCTGACCGAAGGCAAGGCGCAGGACAAGACCGGCGGCAAGAAGACGATCCGCTTCAAGAACTGCATCATCGCCGCCGGCTCGGCCGCGGTGCACCTGCCCTTCATCCCGCGCGACCCGCGCATCGTCGACTCCACCGGCGCGCTCGAACTGCGCACCGTGAACGGCGAACTGCCGAAGAAGATGCTGGTCATCGGCGGCGGCATCATCGGCCTGGAAATGGCGACCGTCTACTCGACGCTCGGCACCCGCGTCGACGTCGTCGAGATGATGGACGTGCTGATGGCCGGCCCCGACCGCGACGCGGTCAAGGTCTGGGAGAAGCAGAACCTGCACCGCTTCGACAAGGTCATGCTGAAGACCAAGACGGTCGCCGTGGACGCCAAGGACGACGGCCTCTACGTCAAGTTCGAGGGCGAGGGCGCACCGGCCGAAGCGGTGAAGTACGACATGATCCTGCAGTCCGCCGGGCGCACCCCGAACGGCAGGAAGATCGGTGCCGAGAAGGCCGGCGTCATCGTCAACGAGCGCGGCTTCATCCCGGTCGATGCGCAGATGCGCACCAACGTGCCGCACATCTTCGCCATCGGCGACATCGTCGGCCAGCCGATGCTGGCGCACAAGGCGGTACATGAAGCGCACGTCGCCGCCGAAGTCGCCGCCGGCCACAAGGTCGCCTTCGACGCCACCGTGATCCCGGGCGTC from Azospira restricta includes these protein-coding regions:
- a CDS encoding thiamine pyrophosphate-dependent enzyme, yielding MAAVMPAPAQSRLLMSGNEAVARAVWESGVKVAAAYPGTPATEMLEVISTYPDLYSEWSVNEKTSLEVAFGAAMAGSRAFCAMKHVGLNVASDALMTLTLTGVAGGLVIAVADDVGLSSSQNEQDSRFWGRFAHVPVLEPADSQEAYEYTKLAYALSERFQTVVILRMTTRICHVKALVTVGERVAHVGAGFQKDPARWVMVPGAAQKRIPLMFQREAELRAEAEVSALNFVEAGSDRRVGFVTSGPAYMHVKEAFPEAPVLKLGLSYPAPFEKIRAFAATVDNCVVVEEVEPLLETELKAQGIRLAGKDLLPRSGELSPPVLKPAVGRLLGEAVAEPEQKPARAVAPLPVFPRPPTMCVACPHLGVYYTLSQLRNITISGDIGCYTLGFGHPWNALDACISMGASMGMALGLDKGRGESDKDKKIVAVIGDSTFLHMGMQGLLDIVYNKGNVTVLLLDNRAVGMTGGQDNPGNGRDIHGEEAPRVDFAKLVKALGVKDERVHVVNPYELPTLFKTLRDETKIPEPSVIITNQPCVLIQDYHKLKPFTVIDDKCTGCGNCLDTGCPAIHVTKRDSVVKPSGKTVDLAFVRIESSVCTGCGLCVQPCAPDAIVHADKVIQIKALQRH
- the aceE gene encoding pyruvate dehydrogenase (acetyl-transferring), homodimeric type; translation: MAAQSDNPKAVDLDPQETQEWRDALAGVVDKEGAERAHFLIEDLIEQAREQGIDIPYSANTEYINTIPADQQPKYPGNPDLELKIHNYIRWNAMAMVVRANKHTNVGGHIASFASAAALYDVGFSHFWHAPSDNHGGDLIFFQGHAVPGVYARAFMLGRLTPEQMENFRQEVDGKGISSYPHPWLMPDFWQFPTVSMGLGPIQAIYHARFMKYLASRGLIDAAKTEQRKVWAFLGDGETDEVESLGAIGMAGREQLDNLIFVINCNLQRLDGPVRGNGKIIQELEAEFRGAGWNVVKLIWGTHWDALFARDKKGILKKRMMECVDGEYQTFKAKNGAYVREHFFNTPELKELVADWTDDEIWNLNRGGHDLFKIFSAYDRAIKHKGQPTLILAKTIKGFGMGDAGEAMNISHQAKKMDLDQIRRFRDRFALPVPDDKLGELPFLTFDEGSPEQTYLREHRLALGGFLPQRRRKAAPLVVPPLTTFDALLKASGTGRELSTTMAIVRIMNMLLKDKQVGQHIVPIVPDESRTFGMEGMFRAVGIWNQEGQKYVPEDHDQLMFYKESKTGQVLQEGINEAGAMSDWIAAATAYSVHNVQMIPFYICYSMFGLQRTMDLAWAAGDQRCRGFLVGGTAGRTTLNGEGLQHEDGHSLILSNLIPNCVSYDPTFQYEVAVIVQDGLRRMYQEQEDIFYYLTVMNENYEHPEMPAGVEQDILKGMYLFKKGAVASGKKAAPRVQLLGSGTIFREVIAAAELLKQDWGVDADLWGCPSFNELARNGNDVQRWNLLNPAEKPKLSHVENCLNDTRGPVVAATDYIRLFADQIRPFVNRRYVTLGTDGFGRSDTREKLRHFFEVDRRWITLAALKALADDGEIDRSKVAEAILKYGIDTNKPNPMSV
- the aceF gene encoding dihydrolipoyllysine-residue acetyltransferase, with product MSNIVEVKVPDIGDFSDVPVIDVFVKPGDTVKVDDALVTLESDKATMDVPSSVAGTVKEVKVKLGDRVSEGAVVITVETGAAAAAPAPAAAAPAPAPAAAPAPAAAAPAAAPAAAGGAIEVKVPDIGDFSEVPVIDVFVKVGDTVKVDDALVTLESDKATMDVPSSVAGVVKEVKVKLGDKVSEGSVIVIVESAGGAVAAAPVSATTPAAAPAPAAAPTAAPAPTATTAPAAAPAAVAPTLPLGSKAHASPSVRAFARELGVDLAKVPATGPKGRILKEDVSKFVKGVMTAPAAAAGGGASLGGGLDLLPWPKVDFAKFGEIEVKPLSRIKKISGQNLARNWVMIPAVTFHEDADITDLEAFRVQLNKENEKGGGAKLTMLAFLVKACVKALQKFPEFNSSLDGDNLVMKKYFNIGFAADTPNGLVVPVIKNADRKSVFEIAQESGDLAKQARDGKLKPADMSGACFTISSLGGIGGTYFAPIVNAPEVAILGVNKSAMKPVWDGKQFVPRLILPLSLTADHRVIDGALATRFNVYVAQLLADFRRVAL
- the lpdA gene encoding dihydrolipoyl dehydrogenase is translated as MSLVEVKVPDIGDFTDVPVIDLFVKVGDTIKVDDAIVTLESDKATMDVPSTVAGTVKEVLVKLGDRVKEGVALIKVEASAGAAVAAPAPAAAAPAAAPAAAPAAPVTAPAAASHGGTADIECDMLVLGAGPGGYSAAFRAADLGLKTVIVERYATLGGVCLNVGCIPSKALLHVAAVMDEAEHMADLGIAFQKPQVDIDKLRAHKEKVVGKLTGGLAGMAKGRKVDIVRGYGSFLDPNHIEVELTEGKAQDKTGGKKTIRFKNCIIAAGSAAVHLPFIPRDPRIVDSTGALELRTVNGELPKKMLVIGGGIIGLEMATVYSTLGTRVDVVEMMDVLMAGPDRDAVKVWEKQNLHRFDKVMLKTKTVAVDAKDDGLYVKFEGEGAPAEAVKYDMILQSAGRTPNGRKIGAEKAGVIVNERGFIPVDAQMRTNVPHIFAIGDIVGQPMLAHKAVHEAHVAAEVAAGHKVAFDATVIPGVAYTHPEVAWVGYTEDQAKKEGRKVDTAKFPWAASGRAIANGADYGFTKLIFDAETHRVIGGAIVGPSAGDMIGEVCLAIEMGADAVDIGKTIHPHPTLGETVGMAAEVAHGSCTDVPPAKKK